The following coding sequences are from one Comamonas koreensis window:
- a CDS encoding DUF5979 domain-containing protein, translating to MDTPVGVTDPDLATNTSVVSTAMSYKTDLAVTKTQSSNVFAPGVPITYTMTLQNNGPASADGAHIQDSLTNFANYNSGPPYDYLTIANTFVSCTASGGAVCPASSNFNSQSATGIDYVLFNTPVPSLPSGGSITIVYTMTPTITGAQRCGTGAGFLQNEFRASVPAGMTDSDYNNNAAQVSISTPQSPNCPQSDLAVTKTQSTDTFTSGVPVTYTMTLVNNGPNAADGTNIRDSITSFANYNAGAPYDYMNIEASFVDCSASGGAVCPDGPNFNNISATGIDYNLFNTTVPSLPAGGALTIVYTMTPTIVGTQRCSSGAGFIQNEFRATLPSGMTDSNYDNNASQVSIQTPRAPDCPQTDLEVTKTQSSDVFVAGQPITYTMTLLNHGPNAVDQVQITDSITNFANYTYGAPYQYINTSTAFVSCTAAGGAVCPDASNFGNQSQAGIDVMLFSTAVPKLPVGGAVTVVYTMTPTALPVPSCGNSASSFIQNTFSASVPAGYIDLGPASNSASVSLPVSCADISVNKKVDPVTTSVSGSTVVYTIDVANATGSAAANNVAFSDPLPSGFVYGNAVCAAQTPNAICGAVNYDAASHTVTSTIPALPEGGIVRFVITGAAGNTAGTYANTASAAVAPGWLDPVPSSNSSTVNFQIFNTSSPITVTKKVQGLPAAGMPAAMTFTGTITCGAQAPQTWSATVAAGALSADSAALTFYDKDSCTVTEDTPPAAPNGYTWVGTATIAPNPTNVLGPATPLTVVVTNTLAALPPGKVTIAKLAQTATGTPATGTASFSFAGTGTGVPATMAVATQAGSGSQTIDNLAADQSYTWTEGVLSGWKLASIQCTDQNGAPPKSTITTDVATRQLSVALVSAEELVCTFTNRQTETSDGGPTDPNGPGTPQLKKVPTLDPSKLVLMMLAVAAMGMAGLRRAQRR from the coding sequence GAGTACCGCCATGTCCTATAAAACGGATCTGGCCGTGACCAAGACGCAAAGCAGCAATGTGTTTGCACCGGGTGTTCCCATCACCTATACGATGACGTTGCAAAACAATGGACCGGCCAGCGCTGATGGAGCCCATATTCAAGACAGTCTGACCAATTTCGCCAATTACAACTCAGGCCCACCGTATGACTACCTGACGATTGCCAATACCTTTGTCAGCTGTACCGCCTCGGGCGGAGCGGTGTGCCCGGCCAGCTCCAATTTCAATAGCCAGTCTGCTACTGGCATTGACTACGTGTTGTTCAATACCCCCGTGCCCAGCTTGCCCTCGGGAGGTTCGATCACCATCGTCTACACCATGACGCCGACCATTACCGGTGCGCAGCGTTGCGGCACGGGCGCGGGATTTTTGCAAAACGAGTTCCGGGCATCGGTGCCAGCGGGCATGACCGACTCTGATTACAACAACAATGCTGCGCAAGTCAGCATCTCCACACCGCAATCGCCCAACTGCCCGCAGTCGGATCTGGCCGTGACCAAGACGCAGAGCACGGACACCTTTACCTCGGGTGTCCCCGTGACCTACACGATGACCCTGGTGAACAACGGCCCCAATGCCGCCGATGGCACCAATATCCGTGATTCCATTACCAGTTTTGCCAACTACAACGCGGGCGCTCCCTACGATTACATGAATATCGAAGCCAGCTTTGTCGACTGCTCGGCTTCTGGCGGCGCGGTTTGCCCGGATGGCCCGAATTTCAACAATATCTCGGCGACAGGTATTGATTACAACCTGTTCAACACGACGGTGCCCAGCCTGCCTGCCGGAGGTGCGCTCACCATTGTCTATACGATGACGCCCACCATTGTGGGCACGCAGCGCTGCAGCTCGGGCGCAGGATTCATCCAGAATGAATTCCGTGCCACCTTGCCCAGCGGCATGACCGATAGCAATTACGACAACAATGCTTCGCAGGTGAGCATTCAAACGCCGCGCGCGCCCGATTGCCCGCAAACCGATCTGGAAGTCACCAAGACCCAAAGCAGCGACGTGTTTGTGGCAGGGCAGCCCATTACCTATACGATGACCTTGCTCAACCACGGCCCCAATGCGGTGGACCAGGTGCAGATCACCGATTCGATCACCAATTTCGCGAATTACACCTACGGCGCGCCTTACCAGTACATCAATACCAGCACGGCCTTTGTCAGCTGTACTGCGGCGGGAGGCGCGGTGTGCCCCGATGCATCGAATTTTGGCAATCAATCCCAAGCGGGTATTGATGTGATGCTGTTCAGCACCGCCGTTCCCAAGCTGCCGGTGGGAGGCGCGGTGACCGTGGTTTACACGATGACGCCAACGGCGCTCCCGGTTCCGTCTTGTGGCAACAGCGCGTCGAGCTTTATCCAGAACACGTTTTCTGCCTCCGTTCCCGCAGGCTATATCGATCTGGGTCCGGCCAGCAATTCGGCGAGCGTATCGCTGCCTGTCAGCTGTGCGGATATTTCCGTGAACAAGAAGGTGGACCCGGTAACCACCAGCGTGAGCGGCTCCACCGTGGTGTACACCATTGATGTGGCCAATGCCACGGGCTCTGCTGCGGCGAACAACGTGGCTTTCTCGGACCCTCTGCCCAGCGGCTTTGTCTACGGCAATGCGGTGTGCGCTGCCCAGACGCCAAATGCCATTTGTGGTGCGGTGAACTACGACGCGGCGAGCCACACGGTGACCAGCACCATCCCTGCGCTTCCCGAAGGCGGCATCGTGCGCTTTGTCATCACTGGAGCGGCCGGCAACACCGCGGGTACCTATGCGAATACGGCCTCTGCCGCTGTGGCGCCAGGGTGGCTGGACCCCGTGCCCTCGTCGAACAGCAGCACGGTGAACTTCCAGATCTTCAATACCAGCTCGCCCATCACCGTCACGAAGAAGGTGCAAGGCTTGCCTGCTGCAGGCATGCCCGCAGCGATGACCTTTACCGGCACCATCACCTGCGGCGCGCAGGCACCGCAGACATGGTCGGCCACCGTTGCCGCTGGCGCCTTGAGCGCGGACAGCGCGGCACTGACTTTCTATGACAAGGACAGCTGTACGGTGACCGAAGATACGCCGCCCGCAGCGCCCAATGGCTACACCTGGGTGGGGACGGCGACCATTGCCCCGAACCCTACCAATGTGTTGGGGCCGGCGACGCCCCTGACGGTGGTGGTGACCAATACCCTGGCTGCACTGCCGCCTGGCAAGGTAACGATCGCCAAGCTGGCGCAAACCGCAACGGGTACCCCTGCCACGGGAACCGCCAGCTTCAGCTTTGCCGGCACCGGCACGGGTGTGCCCGCCACCATGGCGGTGGCGACCCAGGCTGGCTCCGGTAGCCAGACCATCGACAACCTGGCAGCCGACCAAAGCTACACCTGGACGGAAGGTGTTCTCTCCGGTTGGAAGCTCGCCAGCATTCAATGCACCGACCAAAATGGCGCCCCGCCGAAGAGCACGATCACCACCGATGTAGCCACGCGGCAACTGAGCGTTGCCCTGGTATCGGCCGAGGAGCTGGTTTGCACCTTTACCAACCGCCAAACAGAGACGTCCGATGGTGGCCCCACTGATCCCAATGGCCCGGGTACTCCTCAGCTCAAGAAAGTGCCGACCCTCGATCCATCCAAGCTGGTGCTGATGATGCTGGCAGTTGCAGCCATGGGCATGGCGGGCCTGCGCCGCGCACAACGACGCTGA